From one Mustela nigripes isolate SB6536 chromosome 16, MUSNIG.SB6536, whole genome shotgun sequence genomic stretch:
- the TAX1BP3 gene encoding tax1-binding protein 3 encodes MSYVPGQPVTAVVQRVEIHKLRQGENLILGFSIGGGIDQDPSQNPFSEDKTDKGIYVTRVSEGGPAEIAGLQIGDKIMQVNGWDMTMVTHDQARKRLTKRSEEVVRLLVTRQSLQKAVQQSMLS; translated from the exons ATGTCCTACGTCCCGGGCCAGCCGGTCACCGCCGTGGTG CAAAGAGTTGAAATTCACAAGCTGCGTCAAGGTGAGAACTTAATACTGGGCTTCAGCATTGGAGGTGGAATTGACCAGGATCCCTCCCAGAATCCATTCTCAGAAGACAAGACAGACAAG GGCATTTACGTCACACGAGTATCTGAAGGAGGCCCTGCTGAAATTGCTGGGCTGCAGATTGGAGACAAGATTATGCAG GTGAATGGCTGGGACATGACCATGGTCACGCATGACCAAGCCCGGAAGCGGCTCACCAAGCGCTCGGAGGAGGTGGTGCGCCTGCTGGTGACACGGCAGTCGCTGCAGAAGGCAGTGCAGCAGTCCATGCTGTCCTAG
- the EMC6 gene encoding ER membrane protein complex subunit 6 translates to MAAVVAKREGPPFISEAAVRGNAAVLDYCRTSVSALSGATAGILGLTGLYGFIFYLLASILLSLLLILKAGRRWNKYFKSRRPLFTGGLIGGLFTYVLFWTFLYGMVHVY, encoded by the coding sequence ATGGCCGCTGTGGTGGCCAAGCGGGAAGGGCCGCCGTTCATCAGCGAGGCAGCTGTGCGAGGCAACGCCGCCGTCCTGGATTACTGCCGGACCTCAGTGTCAGCGCTGTCGGGGGCCACGGCCGGCATCCTCGGCCTCACCGGCCTCTACGGCTTCATCTTCTACTTGCTTGCCTCcatcctgctctccctgctcttaATTCTCAAGGCGGGAAGGAGGTGGAACAAATACTTTAAATCACGAAGACCCCTCTTTACAGGAGGTCTCATCGGAGGCCTCTTCACCTACGTCCTGTTCTGGACGTTCCTCTATGGCATGGTGCACGTCTACTGA